AATGGAATGACCCTCAGCGAGCTTGGGATAAGGAACAGGCATAAAGCAACCATCCTGGCAATTCACAGAGAAAGTGAAACCATTACAAACCCTGATGGCAATATTTCATTGTACTCAGGAGATATATGTATTATTTTTGGAAAACCGGAAGACCTGAATAAAATAAGGGAAATGTTCAAAGGAGCTTCTTGCAGCATATGAATATCTGAAATGAGTAAGGAGATAACAAACATATCGTAAAAGACGGCTAGTAATAGCAGTATTTAGCTATTGTACCCTAATGCATAAAGTTGCATACATAATTATAACATTTAATCATGACTGTAATGTTATAAAAAAGTATTGGAGTATTGATACATATTTTTCATTTTTGTTGAAAAGACATCTCTATAATTTTTTTTGCTCAATAATGAGCAGAAAAAAGAACTAATTCTAAGCGTTACATGCGTTTACCTTATATGGGAGAAAATTAGAGCACTTATCGAGGAAGGAAACCTCACTGAGAATTTGAAAGACAGAGTATTAATCTGTAAATGGAGAATGAAATATGGAATGGAAGCTGTCTAGAAAGACGCAACAGCGTTTCAGACATTTCAGAGTCTGGAAAGATTTCGAACAACTTGATGCAAAGCCAGAGAGCTACAAATGCCTGGCATCAAAAAAATCAACATGCGCTGTAGGATTTTTAAGACCTTCCTTCAGTATGACATACTGATCAATTAAACTGGAGATTTATTCTTTTATTTTGCCTCCTGACAGGTGAGCAAATCATTCTTTTTTATTCCATTCTGATAGGAAATAATAAATTGATATATGCTGTAAGTTAATTCCATGTTCAGCAAACATAGTGAATCAGGTTACAGAGAAGTGCTTCCCGGAATTTTGATGAAAACGATAGTACATGGCGAAAAAACCCTGATGACAGAGTTCTTACTGAAAAAAGGAAGTCATTTACCTTCACACGAACATATTCATGAGCAGACAGGCTACATGATATCCGGGAAAATGCTGCTTACTATTGGTGATAATACGCATGAAGTAACACCCGGCGATTCATGGAATATACCTTCAGATACTCCTCATGAAGCACATGTAATCGAAGATTCCATTGCAGTTGAAGTGTTCTCTCCGTGCAGGGATGAATATCTCGATTGAGTCAAATTGAGTTTCAAATCCTGCTTTTAATTCTTTTTTCCGTATTTTCTGATTATGACTTCACATTTCTGATATTATTTATTCAGGCAGCATAAGTATATACATGCGGAGATACTAGCAATTTTTATATAGTAATTGCTAGCACATAGGAATCCGATGTGTGAGTAATCATACCGGTACCGACTTGTAAAAACCAGACAGAACTGAAAGGTGAAAAAATGAAAGACACATGGGAAAAAGTCTTTGAGTACGCATCTTCCCCGCTTCACGGAACAATGTCCAGAAAGCTTAGAGAAGGAGTAAACATCCAGGTCAACGAAGGAAAAATTTACTCAAAAGCAGTCCTTTTCCTCGGTGAACAATTTGTACGTATTACAGAGGAAGAAGAAGGTCAGAAGATCAACACATACTATGACTGGGAGAAGATCGAATCTGTAAGAACGTACAGCAAAGGAGAGTAATACTCTTTGTGTATGATCCCGAATAATGGATAATGGTATTATCCATTTATTTTTTCAAAAACAAGCAGCCTATAAAGTACTGACCAGAAGTATGCTCATATCGTCCTATTTCCTGCGATGACTAAAACTGAACCAAATACCCTAAATCACATTGAAGTAATACTTATTTCAAGTGTAATAGGAGGGAAAATGAGCTATCTTTACCTGGCGTTTGCCATCATTTTTGAGATATGTGGAACCACATGTATGAAACTATCCGAAGGTTTCACAAAACCCCTGCCATCGATATTGATCTTTATATTCTACGGAATCAGCTTTATATCTTTTACAATTGCACTGAAAAAAATAGATGTCAGTGTAGCCTATGCAATATGGGCCGGACTTGGTGTTGCCATGATATCCCTGATAGGACATTTCGGATTTGGCGAACCCATACCACTCGCCAGAATTGCATTCCTGGCACTGATCGCAATCGGAGTTATAGGACTGCACCTGAGCAGCAGTGTGAACTGAAATATCAGGAATTTCTGAGCATTTCTTTTTTGAACATTCCGTACTCATCAAATCCTCTGTGCATAAGAGCAAGTATTCCCAGAAGAACGTTCACCATAGTTGTAACATATATCGCAAGCATAATGGCTATCTGGTACTCTATTGCAACAAGTGGACTTGCACCGGCAAGAATCTGACCGGTCATCATTCCCGGAAGGAATACTATACCTATTGTAGCCATATTTGCAATTGTAGGCTTTAATGCGACCCTCATACTCTTGCGCAGGTATGGGACAAGAGCTTCTGTCTTTTCAGCACCCATAGAGAGGCGGAAAAGATACCTGTTCTCGTTTCTCTGTATCTCGTTACAGAAATTCTCCATCCCAATTACATTGGCTTTAAGGGAATTACCCAGCACCATACCTGCAATAGGTATGAAGTATCTTGCATCGAAAAGGTCACTGAGATCAATTATGAATTTGTTGAAGTAAAGCAACATCGCATAATTTGTCACTGCCATGAAAACAGTCAGCAATGGTAACAAATTTTGTGTTTTCAACTCCGCATTTTTCAAAACGGTATGTGATGCTACAAAGACCATTACAAATACCCACGCAATGTTAAGAAGTGCATTGTTCAGATCAAAGACAAATGTAAGGAAAACACCCACAAATAGCAGCTGAACGACCATTCTTACTGCACTTTCAAGCGTAGAGGAGATAAGTTTCAGGTTCAAGTAATAGCTTATGAGAACCGGTATGAGAAGCAAAACGAATGAAAAGAACATGCCCCCAAGACTTATGTCGTATGTTTCCATCAGTTCACCCCACCTGAAAAATCAATTACTCTCATAGCTTTAGTTTCCCATTCCCTGTCGTGAGAGATCGCAAGTACCGTCCATTGTGGATTATCAAAGAACATATCCGCAACCTTCTGTTTTAGACCTGCATCAAGTTCTGCTGTAACCTCATCAAGAAGAAAGATATTTTTGCCTGAAAGCAGTGCCAAGACTAAAACAACCCTTTGTTTTTCACCGCCAGACAACTTTGTGTACTCTTTATTCAGCAGGTCAGAAGAAAGAGATAACTCGTAGAGGATATTCTCAATATCATCCCTACCGCTATTGCCCTTGTTAGCTTTGAACGAAAATACCTCATCAATAAGGTCAGCTACCTTTCCTTCGGCTATGTCTGTGTCCTGAGACACGTAAGCAACTTTCTTTCTGATATCCCATATATTGCCGGCATCAACCGGTGCACCATCCAAAGATACTTCACCGGAATTATGGTTTCCAAACCCCATGATTATTCTGAAAATAGTTGATTTGCCAATACCTGATTTTCCTTTTATGAGTATTTTTTCCCCTTTTGAAACTGATAAATTAAAATCAGAAAGAATTGTTTTTCCATCATAACTAACAGAAAGTTTTTGAATATCCAGCAGCCCCATTATGATCTACTCCAGTTATGCTTGTTTGGTCATTTGCCTTATTACCATAAGCTGTATTCGGAAATAGCTTTCCAATATAGAATATTGGGTTCTATTTACATAATATAGCTCAGATATATATAGAGATATTACTTAGTAACTTGCGGGTTGGTCTGACATAACTTACAACTCTGCCCCCGATAAGAAACCAACCCAAAATCTCTTTTGCAGAGAAGATAGCGGACCGTCTGTTCTTGCTTAAACTCTTTAAATGAAAACATACATAGAATATACCATGAGCAAGAATTCACTTACAGAAGGACAGAAAGCTCCTGATTTTTGTCTCCCTGACCAGGATGAGAATAATGTGTGCCTTAAGGATTTTGACGGTAAATGGATTGTTCTTTACTTTTACCCTAAAGATAACACATCAGGATGTACAAAGGAAGCACAGGATTTTACAGCTCTGAAAGGGGATTTTGAATCAGATAATGCAGTAATTCTCGGAGTAAGTAAGGATAGTGTTAAGTCCCACATCAAATTCATCGAAAAGAAAGAAATTGGAATTACCCTTCTTTCAGATGAGGAAACGACAGTTCACCAGAAGTACGATGTATGGAGAACAAAGAAGAACTACGGCAAAGAATATCTTGGAACCGTCAGGTCAACTTTCCTCATTGATGCTGAAGGAAATATTGCAAAGATATGGGATAATGTTAAAACAAAAGAACATGCTGAAAAAGTGCTTGCAGCTCTTAAATCACTAAAAGAATAATGCTGACTTCAGCATGCATATCATATGAAATCAAGGTATTTTGATATTTCGCTGAATATTAAAACATAGCCAAGTGCTAGCATAAAAAGCGAGATAAACCATGCCCATCTGAGAATTCTGCCAAGGTTCTCAGGCTGCATCATTTTAAGAAAAAAACGATCGACCGCATTTGGTCGATCTTCTGGAACATCATTCATAAAAAAAGATTATCAAAGGATTATCCTTTGATCCTCTTGAGTCTGAAGGTGTTTTCCCTCTCCATCTCTTCGAGACGGAGCCTAATGAAGACCATTGCTTCCTGAAGTTCAGGTATGACCTTGAACTCGAGAGCATTGACACGCCTTTTTGTCTTCTCGATATCATCAAGAAGCTTTTTCATGGTTGTCTCTATCTCTGCTGCAAGGATGATCTTTTCTACAAGATGCTCATATGCATCTGCTGCCTCATCGGTGTATGAACTGGTACCAAGAATACCATAACCTCTTTCGTTTATGGACTTCTTTACACTGGATGACTCGATCTTTGGAACGACTACACCCATGATGTTGCGGCTTTCCAGCTCAATTTCAGGCTTGCTCTGAAGTGCAAAAGCTGTGGATTTGACGGTAATTGTACCGTCAACAGCATTTGCAATACCGATCTTACGGGAAGCTTCTTCATAGGCGGCATCCAGCTCAGATCTGACATCCTTAGCCTTGCTGAGAATCTCAAAGAACTCAAGGATAAGACCGTCTCTCTTCATCTTAAGCAGCTTGTGACCACTCTGTGAGAGCTTGATCTTCTTCTTGATCTCAATAAGTTCTGATCGAGTTGGTTTTACATCTTTCACGCCCATGTTGGATCACCTTTCAGTTAGTTGCTCTTGTGAGCAGGGTGGTACTTCTCGATATACTTGTTATCGATCCTGGTAAGCAGAGCCACAGGAAGCTCGGAGAGAATATCCCAGCCAACCTGGAGAGTGTCTTCAATTGACCTGTCTTCATCTCTTCCCTGACGTACGAATCTGTCTTCGAACAGGTCAGCGAATTCGAGAATCTTCTGGTCTCTCTCGGACAATGCCTCTTTACCTACGATAGCCACGAGACCTCTGAGGTCACGACCTTCTGCATAACCAGCATACATCTGGTCAGATACAGCTTTGTGATCATCTCTGGTCTTTCCTTCACCGATACCTGAGTTCATCAGACGGGAAAGGGATGGCAGTACATTGATAGGTGGGTAGATACCCTTTCTGTGAAGTTCCCTTGAAACTACGATCTGTCCTTCTGTGATATATCCTGAAAGGTCAGGGATCGGGTGAGTGATATCGTCACCAGGCATGGTGAGGATTGAGAATTGAGTAACTGAACCCTTCAATCCCTTGATAACACCTGCACGCTCGTAGAGTGATGCAAGGTCAGTGTACATGTAACCTGGGTAACCACGTCTACCTGGCACTTCTTCACGGGCTGCACCCATCTGACGGAGTGCTTCACAGTAGTTAGTGATGTCAGTAAGGATAACAAGTACGTGCATGTCGTGTTCGTATGCAAGGTACTCTGCAGCTGTAAGAGCCATCCTTGGTGTGATGATACGTTCTACAGCAGGATCGTCTGCAAGGTTAAGGAAAACCACAGCTCTTTCAAGAGCACCGGTCTTCTCGAAGTCCTCCATGAAGTACTGGGCTTCTTCGTTTGTGATACCCATTGCAGCAAATACTACTGCGAAAGGTTCATCGGAACCTGGAACTTTTGCCTGACGTGCGATCTGAAGAGCGATCTCGTTGTGTGGAAGACCTGATCCTGAGAAGATAGGAAGCTTCTGTCCACGAACGAGGGTGTTTGTTCCGTCAATTGTGGAGATACCTGTCTGGATAAAGTCCTCTGGTGGCATCCTTGAATATGGATTCATTGATGCACCGTTTACATCTACTCTGTCTTCTGGAACGATACGTGGTCCACCATCGAGTGGTTCACCTGCACCGGACAGGATACGACCGAGCATGTCCTTTGATACAGGGAGCTTAATGGTCTCACCGGAGAACACTACACCGGACTCTTCGTTGAGTCCACCTGTACCTTCGAATACCTGAACTGCTACAATATCAGCAGAGGTATCAAGAACCTGACCCCTTTTTGTTGTTCCGTCAGGAAGGTTGATGTGAACGAGTTCATTGTAACCTACAGGTTCTGTCTTCTCGAGGAAGATCAGAGGACCTGCGATCTCTGTAATCGTCTTATATTCCTTGGTCATTTTAGTTGCCTCCAAGTGCTGCAAATTCTTTGTCCATCTTGGACAGAACAACATTCAGTGCATTATCAAAGTCCTCTTCGAACTTGACCTTTGCAAGATCGTCCTTTGACTCGACTGAAAGGATATCCTTCATTGGAATACCTGATTCCAGTGCTGCCTGTGCCATGTCACTGTACTTGGAAATTGCTTTGAGCAATTTGTACTGCTTGTCAAATGGACAGTAGGTGTCAACAGGGTGATATGCGTTCTGCTGGAGGAAGTATTCCCTGAGCATACGGCAGATCTCAAGGATAAGCTGCTGATCTTCCGGAAGTGCATCGGAACCGACGAGCTGTACGATCTCCTGAAGTTCAGATTCCTGCTGGAGAAGATCCATTGCATTGTCCCTGAGTGGTACCCAGTCAGGTGCAACATTCTCTGAGAACCAGTCAGAAAGACCCTGAGTGTACAGACTGTAACTTGTAAGCCAGTTAATGGATGGGAAGTGTCTCCTCTGTGCAAGTTTTGCATCCAGTGCCCAGAACACTTTTACGATACGGAGGGTGTTCTGTGTAACAGGCTCTGAGAAGTCACCACCAGGAGGTGATACTGCACCAATAACGGTGATTGAGCCTTCTTCTGCTGAAAGTGACTTTACTGCACCTGCACGCTCATAGAACTCAGAGAGTCTTGCAGACAGGTATGCAGGATAACCTTCTTCACCAGGCATTTCTTCAAGCCTTGAGGAAATTTCTCTCATTGCTTCTGCCCATCTGGATGATGAGTCAGCCATGAGTGATACATCATAACCCATGTCACGATAGTATTCTGCAATTGTGATACCTGTGTAAACAGATGCTTCACGAGCAGCTACAGGCATGTTGGATGTGTTTGCTATAAGAACTGTACGTTCCATGAGTGGACGACCGGTCTTTGGATCCTGGAGTTCTGGGAACTCGTTCAGTACATCAGCCATCTCGTTTCCACGTTCTCCACATCCGATATATACCACAATGTCAGTGTCACTCCACTTTGCAAGCTGCTGCTGTGTAACAGTCTTTCCTGAACCGAATGGACCAGGGATAGCTGCTGTACCGCCCTTTGCTACTGGGAAGAGACCGTCAAGAATCCTCTGACCTGTAATAAGAGGTCTTCTTGGAATGAATTTCTTCTCTACAGGACGTGGCATTCTTACAGGCCACTTCTGCATCATGGAGATTTCGGTACCGTCTGTGAGTACACAGATAGTCTCATCTACCTTGAACTTTCCGGACTTTATTTCTTCAACTGTACCGGAAACTGTTGGTGGCACCATGATCTTGTGCTCAACATTCATTGTTTCCTGTACGATACCTATTGTCTGACCGCCCTTTACGGAGTCACCACTTGTTACTACTGGCTTGAACTCCCATAGTTTTTCACGGTCAAGACCGTTGGCAGTTACACCTCTGCTAATAAAGTCCCCCATCTTTTCCTGAAGTACTTTCAGAGGTCTCTGAATACCATCATAGATACTTTCTAATAAACCTGGACCGAGTTCTACAGAGAGGGACATTCCAGTGTTCACTACAGGCTCACCTGGCTTGATACCAGATGTATCCTCATATACCTGAACAGTAGCTTTGTCACCTTTAATTCTGATAACTTCGCCCATAAGACCTTCGTGACCAACGTGTACCACATCGTACATCTTTGGTTTGATACCCATGATAGTAACGACAGGTCCGGCCACACGATAAATTTCACCTTTCATTTCCACAGATCTACACCTACCGATTGCTTTATTTTTTCCCTTAAGTTCGAACTTTCACCACTACCACCGAGAGTCACAACAGTTGGCTCAACAGAATCGCTGATAGTGTTTCTCAACATCTCCGGTAGTCCACTCAGATCATCACCGTGCATTATCAGAATGCCGACTTCTCGATCCTCAAGTATTTTCTCTACAGCAGGCTCAAGTTCGCCATTATTAACTTCAAATATCTTTTTGACACCAGCAAGCCTGAAACCTGTTACAAACTCGCTATTTCCGACTACTGCTAATTCCATCAGATCACCAACTGTTCCTTGATAGTTTCATCATTGAGGTTGGCAGCTTTACCACGAATGATTATCCGTAAGTTGCTTATCTCGTTCTGTTTGCTTAGCATGTAGTCCATGATTGGTACAATTGAGATCGGATAAACATGTGAAAAGCTTGCTGCAGATTTAAGCCTGTGATGTTTCAGTCTGGTCTCGACATCAATTAATGAATCCATATCCGGTTTTACAATATCAGAGATGACATCCCAGTAAGGATTATTCTCTAACTCAGATACAAAGTCTGCAAAGGATAAAGGCAGCAGTCTTTCTGTTTCCTTAAGCTTGCACCTTAATCCACCATCGATCATCAAATTCATTACCTCAGGATCAGTAATTCCTGATTTCTTCAAACGGAAGAGGGTAATTAGGTTTTTCAGATCAATGCCCATTCTGGTAAATTCCTCGAACAGCTTGCGATCTTTGGATTTTGAACCGCTTATTGCGTCAAACAAACCGGTATAGTACATCTTATCAAGCTGATTCTCGATCTCTGAAAGATTTGTACCATCATAGTTCTTCAATATAGGGTAGTATTCAGTATTTGCAAGCTCAGAAATAACTTCCTCATATGTTGCTTTTGCTGCAAGGTCTGAAAGAGAAGTATAACTCATTCTTCCTGCTGCAACAATAGCATCAAGGATCTCTTCTGTAGATGCATTACAATATTTACCACGCAGAATTGTTTTAATATTCCAGATATCAAACTTCTTGAGTTTCTCACCGATAAGGAAGTTTACATCACCATCTGAAATATTAAGTAATTTCGTGAAGGTTTCTGCGAGATTCCTGTTAAGGGCATGCTCAATAAGGTCTACACCCTCATAGCTCCTTGCCAGTTCGTCGACATCCTCTTTATACTCAGATTCTTCAATGAATCTGGTAATTTCATCAATGCTCATATTCATGAGCCTAGGATAGGTCTCCTTTGGCAGAAGCTTACTTTTCATTGCACGTACACGTGCTGTGGTATATGCATAATTTGCATGACCCTTTGACTGGGATTTTTTGGAATTACCACGCTTAAATTTCTGCAACAGCTGCATTTAGAAATCACCCGAATAAGATATCAGATGTCTGTTTCAACAACCGCTCATTCACGCTTTTAAGGATGACATCGTAAGTATAATCCAATCTGATAGTACCATCTTCATTCTCGATCACTACGCCACCAAGACAATCAATGTTGCCGGCGTATTCGAGTGAAGATAACTTCTTGACAATCTCCTCAGAAGCAGCATTGGAATAGATCTTACTGCCATTTGCCTCATATGTTGTTATGAGTTCCCTAAGGAGTGCCTCATTTTTCTCAGGAGAAAACTCTGAAATGGTTTCTACAGCCTGGACATATACTTTTTCGAGTACTTCCTTGCGTGCATTGAGCAATGTGCGCTTCACTTCAAGATTTGCACTGGATATTTCTTGCTGCCTTATTTTCTTAATATCATCTTCTGCCTTTGCAAGACGTTCACCCATAATTCTTTTAGCATTCTGTTTTGCCTCATCGAGAATCAGAGCTACTTCTGCATCTGCGTCAGAATCCAGTTTGGAAACTTCTGCCTGAGCAGCATCCATGATATCTTTAACAACAGTTTCTAGTCCCATGCTCAACACCTTTGGAAAATTTAAGAGCGAAAAATGCTCTTAAATTATTTGATCAACAGTGCAACTACCAGACCAAAGATAACAATTGTTTCTGGAATTACAGTCAGGATAAGACCCTTACCGAAAAGGCTCTCATTCTCTGCCATTGCACCGATTGCTGCGCTACCGATGTCCTTCTCTGCAAGAGCGGATGCAATACCTGTGAGACCTACTGCGAGTCCTGCTCCAATTGCTTTCAATCCTGATGCGTCCATTGTTGTTACTGCTTCTGTTACCATTTTCTTATTCCTCCGTGTATTTTCTAATATATCCAAATGGATTGTATTTGCGTCCCCCTCCTTCGTAGAATTTTCCGAAGAATTCTACATACTGTAACCTGAGTGAGTGTAAACCGGGGGCGATAATACTCAGGACAGTATTTAATCCGTGTCCAAGTAAGAACACTATAATTGCACCGATTGTTGCCACACCTATTGGCGTACCTGGCTGCCAGATCATTTCAAAAGCGATCAGATTGACAGTTGACGCAATATAGATGGATGACAAACCTACAGCTATGATACGAGTGTAAGACAGTGAGTTACTGAGTAGTGATGGCAACTCGATAGGTCCTTTGATACCTTCTCCCTTGAGAAGCATTACAAATCCTATTAAGAAGACAACTACACCTGCGATCGTTGCAAAGGATGGAAGTGCTGCTGCATATCCGATAATTGCGAGGATCAAACCGATTTCAATAACGAACCAGCTTCCTTTCTCAAAAATAGCTGCTGACATCCCGTGTTTCTTGTTCTCATTGATGAAACCAAGAAGATAACCAATGTTAATATGAATGAAACCGACAAGAGCGGTTGCAATGATCATGGTCATCACAAGATGAGTCCTGTGAACAGGGAAAGTGATAATTTCATCCCCGACTGGAGATGCAAAGAGATTGATTGTTTCAAAACCAGGAATTAAACCTGATACTGTTTCATGCTCTGTATGAAGACTTGCAAGCGAGAATCCCAAAAACTCACCATATAACACACCAAATATCAGAGTAGATATCTGACAATATATCAGAATGTTCATGAGTGGCTTGATAGCTTCTGAAGATATCATCTTCTTTATTCCGAGTGCCATTGCAAGCAATATAAGTGCATATCCAATGTCACCAAGAATCATTCCGTAAAAGAGTGGGAAAGAAATGAATATCAAGAAAGTAGGATCGAGTTCTTTATAAACAGGTCTTGCATAAAGATCCATGATTTCCTGGAAAGGAGAAGCGATCTTAGAATTATTGTACTCGATTGGTACAATCTTTTCATCCGCTTTTGTCATTTCCTGCATGGAAACGAAAGCCCTTCCATTTGTAGCTTCTTTCACAATGCGCTCCAGTTCAGAGAAATCTTCTGCAGGAACCCATCCATCAATCATGAAAGTGCTGTCTGATGTAGCAACCCTCAGAGGTGCTTCTGACTTCTGAGCTTCCACTGACAGAACTTCATTACTTGAAAGAATGAAATCAGCGTATTTATCTTTAAGTGACTCTATCTCTGCATCAATAGACTCTATCTGTTTAACTAATCCAGATTCCTTTGAGATGAGACTTTTAAGAGATTCAGAAGGTACACCACTTGCAACCGGGATTCTAAGTTCCCTGTAACCTGAGCCCGCAAGAGCATTGGATACATCAGTTGCTTTGTCTTTAGAGACAAATATAACCACAGTGCCTTCTTTTGCATCATAAAACATTTCGTATGCAGAAGTGACTTTAGAAACCACATTTCCGACATCTTCCTTTACATTTCCTGCAAATACAGCAAGGTGCTCGTATCCACGGTAAAGGTCAAGGTCAAGAGAAATGTTAGCAAAAGGAAGTAATTCCTTCTTCAGGGAATCAAGCTCTTTAAGCTCGGTTTCAAGCTTGCTTTTATCCTCAGTTTTAACGTCAAGTTCAGCATCGAGTTTATCAAGAGTTGCATCAAGGTTAGAAAGAACTGAAGTCTCAGCATCTTTACTTTTTGATTCAACATCCTTAACGCCAAGTAAACTGGCAATGGATCTTATCTTGATAAGTTTCTTTGACACTTCATCAATCTTCTCAAAAGGTCTTCCTATACGGAGACCGGAACCATCTTCATTGAAATCTTCGATCTGGAACAGATTAGCTTTGTGCAGAGCATCGACCGTTTCTTCAAAAATGCTTTTATGGCCAACAATTACGGCACGATTCATCTGCTTTACATTAAGCATGTATTGCCCTCTCGAATTCGTTAATGATTAATGTTACAGCCTCGTCTACTTTGGATGAAGCAGAGCCAGCAATAGATCTAGCCTCGCTTTCTCCTACCTCGACGATCTTTGATTTATCTGAAGTGATAGACTCTTCTGCAGATTTCATTGCACTTTGTGCAGATTTCTGTGCATCGACTTCGGCCTGTTTAATGATTTCCCTGGCCTCGGCACGTGCACTGGCGATACGGTCGTTTTTTCGTTTGTTACCGTCGTCAACCATTTTGCGTGCATTGCCTTCTGCTTCTTTGATTTCCGACAAGATTTTTTCTTTGGCCATGCTAATCCTCATGTGATGAATTGCTTATTATCCCGAATAAATCAACATCTCCTATTGCTAGCTCACATATAAAGTATTCGGTTTTCCGGATACTGGCGAGCCATGAATAATCATGATTTATCATGATATTGGAAGAATTTATCAGAGATATGACATTACAAATAATAACTCCTGATAACGATAATTATACTACCCTAATGAATAATGATTATACTAATTCAATGCATAGATTTATCAAGCCTTACCGGAAGCTGAGTTCCTTCCTGGATAGTATGGATATATTTACTACGGAATTCAGGGTTGCGCATCATACAGTATTCTGCAGAGCAATTATATGCTTCATGCTTACCCATTCTCTCCCATATAGCAGCAAGACTTTCCTCACGAATATTTCCGAATGACAGTGGAGTATAAGCACATGGAAGAACATCCCCACCTGCTGTCGCATGCATCCACCTTCTACCCGCAAAACAACCAAACTCATCAGGACCCATGAAATTAGGGAATGAAGTAACCCTTGGACCATCCTCTTTGTTGTTCATTGATTTCTGGAATTTTCCAAGCCTGTCCACATCCTTGGAAGTCATTACCTCATCCTCATGATCCAGCCAGCGTCCTACAGCTATGATCTCATAAATAGACATTTCCTGCATACCCATATCTGCTGCAAAATTGTAGAAACCATCAAGATCATCTATATTATGTGGTGAAACAACCACAAAAAGATCTGCAAGAACACCAGCATTGACAAAGTGTTTGATACCATTAACAGTATTCTGGAAAGCTCCCTCATGATTCCTTACACGATCATGTTCAGCCTCATTCGGACTATCGAGACTCAGGTGTGCAGCAAAAAGTCCAGCAGCCTTGAGATCCCTGGCTCTTTGTTCAGTTAGACTGAAACCGGAGGTAAAACACGAAACTACAGCACGAGTCTTATCCACTTTTGCCACCATTTGCTCAAAGTCTTTCCTGAGCAAAGTTTCCCCACCATCAAAGGCGATATAATAAGAACCAAGATCAATGGCCTGCTGTATAGCACTATTTACCTCATCAAATGTAACAATAGGATCAGCCACAGTTCCGGCTGCACCGCAGTGAA
The sequence above is a segment of the uncultured Methanolobus sp. genome. Coding sequences within it:
- a CDS encoding ATP synthase subunit A, yielding MEMKGEIYRVAGPVVTIMGIKPKMYDVVHVGHEGLMGEVIRIKGDKATVQVYEDTSGIKPGEPVVNTGMSLSVELGPGLLESIYDGIQRPLKVLQEKMGDFISRGVTANGLDREKLWEFKPVVTSGDSVKGGQTIGIVQETMNVEHKIMVPPTVSGTVEEIKSGKFKVDETICVLTDGTEISMMQKWPVRMPRPVEKKFIPRRPLITGQRILDGLFPVAKGGTAAIPGPFGSGKTVTQQQLAKWSDTDIVVYIGCGERGNEMADVLNEFPELQDPKTGRPLMERTVLIANTSNMPVAAREASVYTGITIAEYYRDMGYDVSLMADSSSRWAEAMREISSRLEEMPGEEGYPAYLSARLSEFYERAGAVKSLSAEEGSITVIGAVSPPGGDFSEPVTQNTLRIVKVFWALDAKLAQRRHFPSINWLTSYSLYTQGLSDWFSENVAPDWVPLRDNAMDLLQQESELQEIVQLVGSDALPEDQQLILEICRMLREYFLQQNAYHPVDTYCPFDKQYKLLKAISKYSDMAQAALESGIPMKDILSVESKDDLAKVKFEEDFDNALNVVLSKMDKEFAALGGN
- a CDS encoding V-type ATP synthase subunit F, whose protein sequence is MELAVVGNSEFVTGFRLAGVKKIFEVNNGELEPAVEKILEDREVGILIMHGDDLSGLPEMLRNTISDSVEPTVVTLGGSGESSNLREKIKQSVGVDLWK
- a CDS encoding V-type ATP synthase subunit C translates to MQLLQKFKRGNSKKSQSKGHANYAYTTARVRAMKSKLLPKETYPRLMNMSIDEITRFIEESEYKEDVDELARSYEGVDLIEHALNRNLAETFTKLLNISDGDVNFLIGEKLKKFDIWNIKTILRGKYCNASTEEILDAIVAAGRMSYTSLSDLAAKATYEEVISELANTEYYPILKNYDGTNLSEIENQLDKMYYTGLFDAISGSKSKDRKLFEEFTRMGIDLKNLITLFRLKKSGITDPEVMNLMIDGGLRCKLKETERLLPLSFADFVSELENNPYWDVISDIVKPDMDSLIDVETRLKHHRLKSAASFSHVYPISIVPIMDYMLSKQNEISNLRIIIRGKAANLNDETIKEQLVI
- a CDS encoding V-type ATP synthase subunit E, with product MGLETVVKDIMDAAQAEVSKLDSDADAEVALILDEAKQNAKRIMGERLAKAEDDIKKIRQQEISSANLEVKRTLLNARKEVLEKVYVQAVETISEFSPEKNEALLRELITTYEANGSKIYSNAASEEIVKKLSSLEYAGNIDCLGGVVIENEDGTIRLDYTYDVILKSVNERLLKQTSDILFG
- a CDS encoding V-type ATP synthase subunit K; its protein translation is MVTEAVTTMDASGLKAIGAGLAVGLTGIASALAEKDIGSAAIGAMAENESLFGKGLILTVIPETIVIFGLVVALLIK
- a CDS encoding V-type ATP synthase subunit I; the protein is MLNVKQMNRAVIVGHKSIFEETVDALHKANLFQIEDFNEDGSGLRIGRPFEKIDEVSKKLIKIRSIASLLGVKDVESKSKDAETSVLSNLDATLDKLDAELDVKTEDKSKLETELKELDSLKKELLPFANISLDLDLYRGYEHLAVFAGNVKEDVGNVVSKVTSAYEMFYDAKEGTVVIFVSKDKATDVSNALAGSGYRELRIPVASGVPSESLKSLISKESGLVKQIESIDAEIESLKDKYADFILSSNEVLSVEAQKSEAPLRVATSDSTFMIDGWVPAEDFSELERIVKEATNGRAFVSMQEMTKADEKIVPIEYNNSKIASPFQEIMDLYARPVYKELDPTFLIFISFPLFYGMILGDIGYALILLAMALGIKKMISSEAIKPLMNILIYCQISTLIFGVLYGEFLGFSLASLHTEHETVSGLIPGFETINLFASPVGDEIITFPVHRTHLVMTMIIATALVGFIHINIGYLLGFINENKKHGMSAAIFEKGSWFVIEIGLILAIIGYAAALPSFATIAGVVVFLIGFVMLLKGEGIKGPIELPSLLSNSLSYTRIIAVGLSSIYIASTVNLIAFEMIWQPGTPIGVATIGAIIVFLLGHGLNTVLSIIAPGLHSLRLQYVEFFGKFYEGGGRKYNPFGYIRKYTEE